Within the Enterococcus hirae ATCC 9790 genome, the region ATTTAACTTGGAAACAGCTTATGAGAAGATTTGAGAAACCAGAAGTATTGTTTCTTAAGCAAGAACTATCCTCCTTATTCAAAGAAATCATTCCATTGCTATCTGAAATTGGTCAAGTGAGCATAGCGGATGAAGTGAAAGCAGAAGTTGCTGACGTGCCAGTGGAATTTATTTTCTTCTTTAGAAAATCGAAAGGCAAGATCCAGGCGCGTGTTGATTTTGTCTATGATGAAGTCGTTTTTTCAACAGATAAAAAACATGAAGTTATTGCTGAAAATGCTTCTGAAGTATTAAGAGACAAAGCCCAAGAACAACGCGTATTAGACTTGTTCAAAATGTATCGCTACCAACGAAATGATACAGGCTATGAACGTTTATTGCCGACAGGAGAAGAGTTGTATACTTTTTTCCGTACAGAGTTAGCCGTTTTTCGTCAGTTTGGTGAGGTCCGCCTTGGGAAAAAACTTCGGGAATTATATTTAGATGCACATCGACATCAACCGAAGATTGAAGTGGAAGAAACCAGTTCATGGTTAGATATTCGTTTTGATGTGACTGGGATTGAGGAACAAGAAATCAATCAGGTCTTACAAAGTTTGTTGCGAAATGATGCTTTCTATACGTTAGAAAATGGGCAAGTACTGTCCTTTGATTCCGAAGAGTTTCAGCAAACAAGTCAAATCTTGCAACAATTCCGTGAATCGATCCGTTCAGAATCTGGAACGATCCATGTGCCTAAAAACCAAGGATTGATCATTCAAGATAAGTTAGCAGGAAGTTCAGCAACTTTTGGTGACTCCTATCAAAAAATGATCCAAGATCTAATACAACCTGAACAATATCAAGTATCCTTGCCAGCAGGTCTACAAGCTGAATTGCGTGATTACCAAAAACAAGGATTTCGATGGTTGAAAATGCTGGGAAATTACCAGTTTGGCGGAATTTTAGCAGATGAAATGGGTCTAGGAAAAACCCTTCAGACAATTGCCTATTTGCTTTCAGAAAAAGAAGAAAAAGGCGAACTCTCTGCTTTGATCGTCGCTCCTGCTAGTTTGATCTATAACTGGCAAGCAGAAGTGAAAAAATTTGCTCCTTCTTTGAGCATCCAAGTAATCAACGGGAATAAAAAGGAACGAGAAGAACTATTAGCTCGTAAGGCAGATATCAGAGTCACTTCTTATGCTAGTTTAAGACAAGATTTAGCAGATTATCAAAAACATGCGATTAATTATTTGATCCTTGATGAGGCTCAGATGGTTAAAAATAGTAGTACTAAAACAGCTCAAACGCTACGAGAATTAAGCGTACCGCAACGTTTTGCCTTAAGCGGGACGCCAATTGAGAATAATTTGGAAGAACTATGGTCGCTCTTTGCGACGATTATGCCGGGATTTTTCCCGAATAAGACCCGCTTTAGAGAGCTGGCACCTGAAGAAATTGCCCGAATGATTCGTCCGTTTGTGTTACGAAGGGATAAGCAAACCGTGTTAAGCGATCTGCCAGAAAAAACCGAGATGAATCTTTATTCTGCATTGACAGAAGAGCAAAAAACCGTGTACTTGGCTTATTTACGTCAGATGCGAGAAGAGATTTCTACTATGGACTCAGAAGCTTTTAAAAAGAATCGTATCGGTATTCTAGCTGGTTTGACACGATTACGCCAAATTTGCTGTGATCCAAGATTATTCTTGGAGGATTATGAAGGTGGCTCAGGAAAGCTAGAACAAGTCAAAGATCTACTGGTCGCAGCCAAAGAAAACAATCGGCGGGTTCTGTTGTTTTCTCAATTTACAGGTATGTTGACCATCTTACAAGAAGAACTAGCAGAATTAGGAATTTCTACTTTTTACTTAAGAGGAAGCACCAAACCGCAAGATCGTTTAACGATGGTAGATGCATTCAATGAAGGAGAACGAGATGTCTTTTTGATTTCATTGAAAGCTGGCGGAACCGGACTCAACTTAACGGGAGCAGACACGGTAATTCTGTATGATTTATGGTGGAACCCAGCCATTGAAGAACAAGCGGCAGGACGTGCGCACCGTATCGGACAAAAAAATGTGGTCGAAGTTTGGCGCATGATTGCAGAAGGAACGATTGAAGAGCGGATGGATTCGTTACAACAAGAAAAAAGAGAGTTATTCCAAAAAGTCATCCAAGGAAATGAAGACCAATTAACCAAATTAACGGAAGATGATATCCGGATGATTCTGAGTGTCGGAGACCTGGAAGACTAAAAATTTTGAAACAAAAAATAATTAAATCTTAAGACTCAATA harbors:
- a CDS encoding DEAD/DEAH box helicase; this encodes MKWSIPEKVIARGRQYLQEGRVLSVVPDQEEKVWHAEVLGSELYMVDLDGTAKEVDFCQCPYWEEHHYCKHTVAVELYLRSKNLSRIIKADQPTLEPVKKSSEGEILTKGFSRLTVKKNSPRTQPLIVEYQVETIETNHYHPELAILAVYLRIGYLDQPKKTYIVKNIFDFLHSYMENERYTVNKQYQFHLDQRAFQGEDQVILKTLAECAQTQLLLGANGLQVKGKLDKRYLLLPIEQAKTLLEQMNQTTKLQMKIGEVNYQGVRFSDNEPSLEFEVTKKEEAYQLSALNDFELFFTHYQWGMIQGTFYSLTKRQQAVYLTWKQLMRRFEKPEVLFLKQELSSLFKEIIPLLSEIGQVSIADEVKAEVADVPVEFIFFFRKSKGKIQARVDFVYDEVVFSTDKKHEVIAENASEVLRDKAQEQRVLDLFKMYRYQRNDTGYERLLPTGEELYTFFRTELAVFRQFGEVRLGKKLRELYLDAHRHQPKIEVEETSSWLDIRFDVTGIEEQEINQVLQSLLRNDAFYTLENGQVLSFDSEEFQQTSQILQQFRESIRSESGTIHVPKNQGLIIQDKLAGSSATFGDSYQKMIQDLIQPEQYQVSLPAGLQAELRDYQKQGFRWLKMLGNYQFGGILADEMGLGKTLQTIAYLLSEKEEKGELSALIVAPASLIYNWQAEVKKFAPSLSIQVINGNKKEREELLARKADIRVTSYASLRQDLADYQKHAINYLILDEAQMVKNSSTKTAQTLRELSVPQRFALSGTPIENNLEELWSLFATIMPGFFPNKTRFRELAPEEIARMIRPFVLRRDKQTVLSDLPEKTEMNLYSALTEEQKTVYLAYLRQMREEISTMDSEAFKKNRIGILAGLTRLRQICCDPRLFLEDYEGGSGKLEQVKDLLVAAKENNRRVLLFSQFTGMLTILQEELAELGISTFYLRGSTKPQDRLTMVDAFNEGERDVFLISLKAGGTGLNLTGADTVILYDLWWNPAIEEQAAGRAHRIGQKNVVEVWRMIAEGTIEERMDSLQQEKRELFQKVIQGNEDQLTKLTEDDIRMILSVGDLED